One part of the Verrucomicrobiota bacterium genome encodes these proteins:
- a CDS encoding group III truncated hemoglobin — MEITGQNSLYDRIGGKDGVMRLLNDFYGRVKLDPVLGPVFASRIENWEEHLEKIHRFWSFQTGGPDVYEGGMGRHVGLPVDTHHFDKWIDEWTISCRKILAPEEAGQMVMVALRFRKILEQMIEMNRRAI; from the coding sequence ATGGAAATCACAGGACAAAATTCACTTTATGACCGGATCGGTGGCAAAGACGGCGTTATGCGTCTACTGAATGATTTTTACGGGCGGGTGAAGCTCGATCCCGTGCTCGGCCCGGTATTTGCCTCGCGAATTGAGAATTGGGAAGAACATTTGGAGAAGATTCACCGGTTCTGGAGCTTCCAAACCGGAGGACCGGATGTTTATGAGGGCGGTATGGGCCGACATGTTGGTTTACCCGTGGATACTCATCATTTTGACAAGTGGATCGATGAATGGACTATATCCTGCCGGAAGATTCTTGCACCTGAGGAAGCGGGTCAAATGGTCATGGTCGCCCTACGATTCAGGAAGATCCTCGAGCAAATGATCGAGATGAACCGACGGGCAATTTAA